A region of Polynucleobacter sp. JS-Mosq-20-D10 DNA encodes the following proteins:
- a CDS encoding dienelactone hydrolase family protein yields MTTKKDQGSIMASSDRRGFMKASAITATTMGIGFVAASEPVMAAAIETDFNGIKAGEQMIPVGSFQMPAYVSRPEKAQGNLPIVIVASEIFGVHEYIADVTRRFAKLGYLAIAPEFFTRAGDPNTYGTIAEIQKNIVAPTGDTQVLNDLQAALVWAGKNGGNLKKVGVTGFCWGGRITWLSATLPQVQAGVAWYGRVIGEKTEGNPRHPVDIAADLKAPVLGLYGGADTGISLESVEQMREALAKAAPKNPAAKASRFEIYPDAPHAFHADYRATYREGPAKDGWEKCIAWFKQNGVA; encoded by the coding sequence ATGACAACTAAAAAAGATCAGGGTTCAATAATGGCGTCCAGCGATAGAAGAGGTTTTATGAAGGCCTCCGCTATTACAGCAACAACTATGGGAATTGGTTTTGTAGCCGCTTCTGAGCCAGTCATGGCCGCAGCGATCGAAACGGATTTCAATGGCATTAAAGCGGGTGAGCAAATGATTCCAGTGGGTAGTTTTCAGATGCCCGCTTATGTTTCACGTCCAGAAAAAGCCCAAGGTAATTTGCCGATTGTGATTGTTGCCAGCGAAATCTTTGGTGTGCACGAATACATTGCAGACGTTACGAGACGTTTTGCTAAATTAGGTTACCTGGCGATTGCTCCAGAATTCTTTACGCGCGCTGGCGATCCAAACACTTACGGCACTATTGCCGAGATTCAAAAAAATATCGTTGCCCCAACTGGGGACACCCAAGTTCTCAACGACTTACAAGCAGCCTTAGTATGGGCCGGCAAGAACGGTGGCAACTTGAAAAAAGTTGGCGTTACTGGATTTTGCTGGGGTGGTCGCATTACTTGGCTATCGGCCACACTGCCCCAGGTTCAGGCTGGTGTAGCTTGGTATGGTCGTGTCATTGGTGAGAAAACGGAAGGCAACCCGCGCCACCCAGTGGATATTGCTGCTGATCTCAAGGCGCCAGTGCTTGGCTTGTACGGCGGCGCTGATACTGGCATCTCCCTAGAGAGTGTTGAGCAAATGCGTGAAGCGCTTGCAAAAGCGGCCCCCAAAAATCCAGCGGCCAAAGCCTCTCGTTTTGAAATCTATCCTGATGCACCGCATGCCTTCCATGCGGACTACCGCGCTACCTATCGCGAAGGTCCTGCAAAAGATGGTTGGGAAAAATGTATTGCCTGGTTTAAACAAAACGGGGTTGCCTAA
- a CDS encoding aromatic ring-hydroxylating dioxygenase subunit alpha — translation MTNLATAQQLAPSNLQLPVSAYFDVDLYQREMELLFKQGPGYVGHELMVPEIGSFQTLTSENEGRLLVRNQAGVELLSNVCRHRQALMLNGKGKADNIVCPLHRWTYDLNGQLMGAPHFEDKPCLNLGKSPLQNWQGLLFEGPRDVRTDLAKLGVADDLNFEGYVLDHVEVHECNYNWKTFIEVYLEDYHVVPFHPGLGKFVSCEDLRWEFGDWHSVQTVGIHKNLEKPGSPVYQKWHEVVLRHHEGKTPRHGAIWLTYYPNVMVEWYPGVLCVSTLHPMGPNKTRNVVEFYYPEEIALFEREFVEAERAAYMETCIEDDEIAERMDAGRAALLARGQNEVGPYQSPMEDGMQHFHEWYRRAMNYQGA, via the coding sequence ATGACTAATCTGGCTACCGCGCAGCAGCTTGCGCCGTCCAATTTACAACTGCCGGTTTCGGCCTATTTTGACGTTGATCTCTATCAGCGTGAAATGGAACTGCTTTTTAAGCAGGGCCCAGGCTATGTTGGTCACGAACTCATGGTTCCCGAGATTGGCTCCTTCCAAACTTTGACATCCGAGAATGAAGGCCGTTTATTGGTTCGAAACCAAGCAGGCGTTGAACTCCTCTCCAATGTCTGCCGTCATCGTCAAGCACTCATGCTCAATGGCAAAGGTAAGGCAGACAACATTGTTTGCCCCTTGCATCGCTGGACCTACGATTTAAACGGTCAACTGATGGGAGCACCCCATTTTGAAGATAAGCCTTGCCTTAATCTCGGTAAATCACCTTTGCAGAATTGGCAGGGACTCCTATTTGAAGGTCCGCGTGATGTGCGCACCGATCTGGCCAAACTCGGTGTTGCTGACGATCTCAACTTTGAAGGCTACGTCCTAGATCATGTTGAGGTCCATGAGTGCAATTACAACTGGAAGACTTTTATTGAGGTCTATCTTGAGGACTATCACGTAGTGCCCTTTCACCCAGGTTTAGGTAAGTTTGTTTCTTGCGAAGACTTGCGCTGGGAATTCGGTGACTGGCATAGTGTGCAGACGGTTGGCATTCACAAGAACTTAGAGAAGCCTGGGTCCCCCGTCTATCAAAAGTGGCATGAGGTAGTATTGCGCCACCATGAGGGTAAGACTCCACGCCATGGCGCCATCTGGCTTACCTACTACCCCAATGTGATGGTCGAGTGGTATCCAGGCGTTTTATGTGTTTCCACCTTACATCCGATGGGTCCCAATAAAACACGTAATGTGGTGGAGTTTTATTACCCTGAAGAAATCGCTCTTTTTGAGCGCGAATTCGTAGAAGCAGAACGTGCGGCCTACATGGAAACCTGCATTGAGGATGACGAAATTGCGGAGCGCATGGATGCTGGTCGTGCTGCCCTACTAGCCCGCGGTCAAAATGAAGTGGGCCCATACCAAAGCCCCATGGAAGACGGTATGCAACATTTTCATGAATGGTACCGTCGTGCCATGAACTATCAAGGCGCATAA
- a CDS encoding ZIP family metal transporter encodes MTVLQSILLVTALAGTTSVLVAASFSLSLLSKMVHSMVSVSVGILLATAFLHSLPEAFTMPGVNPQLLFATLLAGLLGFFLLEKISLLRHSHHHEGDGHDHHHGHDAEVAGRSGWMILVGDGIHNFVDGVLIAAAFMADYQVGIFTAIAIIAHEIPQEIGDFIVLLNAGFTRTRALMYNLICGLAAVLGGVLAYFFLERAHAAMPYLLVIASSSFIYIAVSDLIPQMHRRPHWAESLRQTILIACGVGLVILLSLLH; translated from the coding sequence ATGACAGTACTGCAAAGCATCTTGTTGGTAACAGCGCTAGCCGGAACCACTAGCGTTCTCGTTGCCGCAAGCTTTTCTTTATCTTTGCTATCAAAGATGGTTCATAGCATGGTGAGTGTGTCAGTTGGTATTTTGCTGGCCACCGCCTTCCTACATTCATTACCCGAAGCATTCACGATGCCGGGCGTGAACCCTCAGCTGCTGTTTGCTACCTTACTTGCAGGGCTTTTAGGCTTTTTCTTGCTCGAGAAAATTTCTTTATTGCGTCATAGCCATCACCACGAAGGGGATGGCCATGATCATCACCATGGTCATGATGCAGAAGTCGCGGGTCGCAGTGGTTGGATGATTCTGGTCGGCGATGGCATACACAATTTTGTTGATGGTGTGTTGATTGCTGCTGCCTTTATGGCTGATTACCAGGTGGGTATCTTTACAGCGATTGCCATCATTGCTCACGAGATTCCGCAAGAGATTGGTGATTTCATCGTATTACTGAATGCTGGATTTACCCGCACCCGTGCTTTGATGTACAACTTGATTTGCGGCTTAGCTGCGGTACTAGGTGGCGTATTGGCTTACTTCTTTTTGGAGAGGGCTCATGCGGCAATGCCTTATTTATTGGTCATTGCCTCAAGTAGTTTTATTTATATTGCGGTGAGCGACCTGATTCCACAAATGCACCGACGCCCACATTGGGCTGAGTCTTTACGTCAAACGATTTTGATTGCTTGTGGCGTTGGCTTAGTAATTCTGCTGTCGCTCTTGCATTAA
- a CDS encoding BPSS1780 family membrane protein produces the protein MKLNSVTPKEGYTWIRQGIWLFKKNPLGFLMLVFMYVFVAQLAVLVPVIGIFAILLLTPTLSVGFMSACRLAIQNERIRPSVYVIALQSTPLIRKRILQLGLVYAALILALSFILSMLVDFELLIPLMTNDKPITSEAINQIYLILFFGGLLYVPVAMLMWFSPVLVAWADMPIAQALFSSAVACWTNRGAFFIYLAIWGAILIAIPLTIGSIFDALDFGQAASFIIAPISMAGLTVMHCSFFATWKACFAEKESATLIA, from the coding sequence ATGAAACTCAATTCCGTCACCCCAAAAGAGGGTTACACCTGGATACGTCAAGGCATTTGGCTTTTTAAAAAAAATCCTTTGGGTTTTTTGATGCTGGTATTCATGTACGTATTTGTAGCGCAACTTGCGGTGCTCGTACCCGTGATTGGTATTTTTGCCATCTTATTACTCACGCCTACTTTGTCTGTGGGCTTTATGAGCGCCTGTCGCCTAGCAATTCAAAACGAGCGTATTCGACCCTCGGTATACGTGATTGCCCTGCAATCCACCCCCTTGATTCGTAAACGTATTCTCCAATTGGGTTTGGTCTATGCCGCGCTCATCCTAGCCCTCAGCTTTATCTTAAGCATGTTGGTAGATTTTGAGTTGCTCATTCCACTGATGACTAACGACAAGCCCATTACTTCAGAAGCCATCAATCAGATTTATCTGATTCTCTTTTTTGGCGGTCTTCTTTATGTGCCCGTTGCGATGTTAATGTGGTTTTCTCCCGTACTCGTTGCTTGGGCCGATATGCCCATAGCGCAAGCGCTCTTTTCCAGTGCTGTTGCTTGCTGGACTAATCGAGGCGCATTCTTTATCTATCTCGCGATTTGGGGTGCGATCTTAATCGCCATTCCATTAACAATTGGATCCATCTTTGATGCTCTCGACTTCGGTCAAGCCGCATCATTCATCATCGCTCCTATTTCCATGGCAGGGCTGACTGTGATGCACTGCTCTTTCTTCGCCACCTGGAAAGCGTGCTTTGCTGAAAAAGAATCGGCTACATTAATTGCTTAA
- the polA gene encoding DNA polymerase I, which produces MTKHRLLLVDGSSYLYRAFHAMPDLRNGVGDPTGAIYGMVNMMRRARSELKADHIACVFDAKGKTFRDEMYPEYKAHRSPMPEDLVKQIEPIHAMVKALGWPVLMVSGVEADDVIATLASQATQAGWETIISTGDKDLAQLVNASVTLINTMTNEQLDINGVIEKFGVPPERIVDYLSIIGDAVDNVPGVPKAGPKTANKWLAEFGDLDNLMANADQVKGVVGENLRNSLEWLPQARQLITVKTDCDLSPHLPGLDDLHAKPEDAPLLRELFERYAFKTWLRDVEKQLGGTAPEANSEFDLAGSLIKNNSEKNIKAATNRFGPTATEATTALSQETTDLQGAIAKHYECVVDEVALDRWIKKVEGADLTAVDTETTSLDALAAELVGISLCITPGEACYIPVAHRNGEAQLSRELVLARMKPWLESTTNLKVGQNLKYDSHIFANYGIALQGITFDTMLESYVLESHMPHNMDNLAERHLGMKTIKYEEVCGKGVHQIGFDQVDLKIATDYAAEDADITLRLHHVLWPQIQGSPGLRYIYENIEMPAMRVLGIMERNGIRIDSALLSQQGQEVGKRLLALEGEIHQLAGQPFNIQSPKQIAEILFGQLELPVIKKTPSGAPSTDEEVLQKLAEDYPLPARILDYRSLAKLMSTYIEKLPRMADPKTGRVHTSFSQATAVTGRLASSDPNLQNIPVRTEEGRRIREAFIPAQGCKLLSADYSQIELRIMAHIAEDENLLAAFAAGKDVHQATAAEIFGVPLESVASEQRRYAKVINFGLIYGMSAFGLAGNLGIERSAAQNYIAKYFDRYPGVAQYMERTRLEARENGYVETVFGRRLWLPEIKGSGPRRQGAERAAINAPMQGTAADLIKLAMIAVENWLEKEQLKTRMLLQVHDELVFDVPLDELELLQAKLPDLMCKVAELKVPLVVGIGIGDNWEEAH; this is translated from the coding sequence ATGACTAAACATAGACTCTTGTTGGTAGACGGCTCTAGCTACCTTTATCGCGCCTTTCATGCCATGCCAGACCTCAGAAATGGGGTAGGCGACCCAACGGGGGCTATTTATGGGATGGTGAATATGATGCGCCGAGCTCGCTCAGAACTCAAGGCTGACCACATTGCTTGCGTTTTCGACGCTAAAGGCAAGACTTTCCGGGATGAAATGTATCCAGAGTACAAGGCGCACCGCTCCCCCATGCCTGAAGATTTGGTGAAGCAGATTGAGCCGATCCATGCCATGGTGAAGGCTTTGGGCTGGCCGGTATTGATGGTTTCTGGGGTTGAGGCTGATGATGTAATTGCTACCTTGGCTAGCCAAGCAACCCAAGCTGGCTGGGAAACGATTATTTCTACTGGCGACAAAGATTTGGCCCAGTTAGTGAACGCTTCTGTCACCCTAATTAATACGATGACCAATGAGCAGTTGGATATCAATGGCGTTATTGAAAAATTCGGCGTACCTCCAGAGCGCATCGTAGATTACCTTTCCATCATTGGCGATGCGGTTGATAACGTGCCGGGCGTTCCTAAGGCCGGTCCTAAAACGGCAAACAAATGGTTGGCTGAGTTTGGTGACTTGGATAACTTGATGGCAAATGCTGATCAAGTGAAGGGAGTTGTAGGCGAGAACTTACGAAATAGTTTGGAGTGGCTGCCACAGGCACGTCAGCTCATTACCGTTAAAACCGATTGCGATTTATCGCCACATCTCCCAGGCTTAGATGACCTGCATGCGAAACCAGAAGATGCACCGCTCTTGCGCGAGTTGTTTGAGCGCTACGCATTTAAGACTTGGTTGCGTGACGTCGAGAAGCAATTAGGTGGGACGGCTCCTGAAGCCAATAGCGAATTTGATTTGGCCGGTAGTCTCATTAAAAATAACTCAGAGAAAAATATAAAGGCTGCTACCAACAGATTTGGTCCCACTGCTACAGAAGCGACAACTGCCTTATCGCAAGAAACAACGGATCTGCAAGGTGCGATTGCAAAACACTATGAGTGTGTAGTTGATGAAGTAGCGCTAGATCGTTGGATTAAAAAAGTTGAAGGCGCTGATCTTACTGCGGTTGATACTGAGACCACTAGCTTGGATGCGCTGGCTGCAGAGCTTGTCGGTATCTCGCTGTGCATCACTCCTGGAGAGGCTTGTTACATACCGGTAGCGCATCGCAATGGAGAAGCTCAGCTCAGCCGGGAACTAGTTTTGGCGCGCATGAAGCCCTGGTTAGAGAGCACTACTAACTTAAAGGTGGGGCAAAACCTCAAGTACGACAGCCACATCTTTGCCAACTATGGCATTGCTCTGCAAGGAATTACTTTTGACACCATGCTGGAATCTTATGTGCTCGAATCCCATATGCCGCACAACATGGATAACCTGGCTGAGCGACATCTTGGTATGAAGACCATTAAGTATGAAGAGGTTTGCGGTAAAGGGGTCCATCAGATTGGCTTTGATCAAGTGGATCTGAAGATCGCCACCGACTACGCGGCAGAAGATGCTGACATTACCTTACGGTTGCATCACGTGTTATGGCCACAAATTCAGGGTAGTCCTGGTCTTCGATACATTTATGAAAATATCGAGATGCCAGCAATGCGGGTCTTGGGCATTATGGAACGTAATGGAATTCGGATTGACTCTGCCTTGCTTTCTCAGCAAGGTCAAGAAGTTGGCAAACGTCTGCTGGCTTTAGAGGGGGAGATTCATCAGTTGGCTGGACAACCATTTAATATTCAGTCTCCTAAGCAGATCGCAGAGATTTTATTTGGGCAGTTAGAGCTCCCCGTAATTAAGAAGACGCCATCCGGTGCGCCATCGACTGATGAGGAAGTGTTGCAGAAGTTGGCAGAAGACTATCCCTTACCTGCGCGTATCTTGGATTACCGCAGTCTCGCTAAATTGATGTCGACCTACATCGAGAAGCTCCCGCGTATGGCAGACCCTAAAACAGGACGAGTACATACGAGTTTTTCTCAAGCGACTGCGGTGACGGGGCGTTTGGCTTCAAGTGATCCGAACTTGCAAAATATTCCTGTGCGCACGGAAGAGGGTCGTCGAATTCGGGAGGCGTTCATTCCGGCCCAGGGCTGTAAGTTGCTTTCCGCTGACTATTCGCAAATTGAATTACGCATCATGGCGCACATTGCCGAGGATGAAAACTTATTAGCTGCATTCGCTGCTGGTAAAGACGTGCACCAGGCTACCGCTGCTGAGATCTTTGGGGTGCCGTTAGAAAGTGTTGCATCTGAGCAGCGTCGTTATGCCAAGGTAATTAACTTTGGCTTAATCTATGGCATGAGTGCCTTTGGCCTAGCCGGTAATCTCGGTATTGAGCGCTCAGCGGCCCAAAACTACATTGCCAAGTACTTTGATCGTTATCCGGGTGTCGCTCAGTATATGGAGCGCACTCGCTTGGAGGCTAGAGAGAATGGTTATGTTGAAACGGTCTTTGGCAGGCGCTTATGGCTCCCAGAAATTAAGGGGAGCGGTCCTCGCCGCCAAGGAGCAGAGCGGGCCGCAATTAATGCGCCAATGCAGGGAACGGCAGCTGATCTAATCAAATTGGCCATGATTGCAGTCGAAAACTGGTTGGAAAAAGAGCAGCTCAAGACTCGCATGCTGCTCCAGGTCCACGATGAGCTGGTATTTGACGTACCACTGGATGAGCTGGAGCTGTTGCAAGCCAAGCTACCTGATTTAATGTGTAAGGTAGCTGAGCTGAAGGTTCCGCTGGTAGTGGGTATTGGGATTGGCGATAATTGGGAAGAAGCGCACTAA
- a CDS encoding polyprenyl synthetase family protein, which produces MNNALSFEDWVRAHGQRTELSLDRLLDAADANPARLHEAMRYAAQGGGKRIRPLLVYAAGELGDDFSEEKNQALDSAAFAIECIHAYSLVHDDLPCMDDDDLRRGRPTVHKAYDEATALLVGDALQTRAFEVLANTQCAADMRLAMISVLASASGSRGMAGGQAIDLESVGKKLDLTGLKQMHAMKTGALLYCSVQMGGIAAKLNPTQMQHLKNYSEALGLAFQIVDDVLDATADSQTLGKTAGKDAANDKPTYVTLMGLDYAKKAAADLQETAIASLESFGAKAGALKDLALLVVNRGK; this is translated from the coding sequence ATGAACAACGCACTTTCATTTGAAGATTGGGTTCGTGCTCACGGGCAGCGAACTGAATTGTCTCTCGATAGATTGCTCGATGCTGCGGATGCTAATCCCGCACGTTTGCATGAAGCCATGCGGTATGCCGCTCAAGGTGGCGGCAAGCGCATTCGTCCTTTATTGGTTTATGCCGCTGGTGAACTGGGCGATGATTTCAGTGAAGAGAAAAACCAGGCTTTAGATTCTGCTGCCTTTGCAATTGAATGTATTCATGCGTATTCCTTGGTACATGATGATTTACCTTGCATGGATGACGATGATTTGCGCCGTGGACGACCTACTGTGCACAAAGCTTATGACGAGGCGACTGCTTTATTGGTAGGCGATGCATTACAGACTCGCGCGTTTGAGGTATTGGCAAATACACAGTGCGCTGCTGATATGCGTTTGGCGATGATCAGTGTATTGGCTAGTGCATCAGGTTCGCGCGGCATGGCTGGTGGTCAGGCGATTGATCTGGAGAGCGTAGGAAAAAAATTAGACCTTACTGGCTTAAAGCAAATGCATGCGATGAAAACAGGTGCTCTACTTTATTGTTCGGTGCAGATGGGCGGCATTGCTGCCAAGCTGAATCCCACTCAAATGCAGCATCTCAAAAACTACTCTGAAGCTTTGGGCTTGGCCTTTCAAATTGTGGATGATGTTTTGGATGCCACTGCAGATAGTCAAACTTTGGGTAAAACCGCAGGAAAAGACGCGGCCAATGACAAGCCAACCTATGTGACCTTGATGGGTTTAGACTATGCCAAGAAAGCAGCAGCAGATTTACAAGAAACGGCGATTGCTAGCTTAGAGAGTTTTGGCGCTAAAGCCGGGGCTCTGAAAGATTTGGCTCTACTAGTGGTTAATAGAGGTAAATAA
- a CDS encoding sulfurtransferase — translation MTPLITANQLEEIINSGENVLLCDCRFDLVDPLAGRKSYLEGHIPGALYVDLDQELSGEKTGKNGRHPLPTPEAWAQTKSRLGIDSNTLVIAYDNQGSIYASRLWWMLKATGHANVQVLDGGLDAWNGPIGTMPREANPTTTPVPTMPFIGLVTVEEVAHNLQTKMNVILDARTNDRFHGQNETLDPIGGHIPNAINYCFRENLSRKSFKAPEQLFKNFVDLLGSTKASEVIHQCGSGVTACHNLLAMEVAGLKGSRIYAGSWSEWCADPSRPVAL, via the coding sequence ATGACGCCTCTCATTACTGCAAATCAATTAGAAGAAATTATTAACAGTGGTGAGAATGTATTGCTTTGTGATTGCCGCTTTGATCTAGTCGATCCACTAGCCGGTCGCAAATCTTATTTAGAAGGCCATATTCCTGGCGCACTGTATGTCGATCTGGATCAGGAGTTATCTGGTGAAAAGACCGGCAAGAATGGTCGTCACCCACTTCCTACCCCAGAAGCCTGGGCGCAAACCAAATCTCGTTTAGGTATTGACTCCAACACTTTAGTGATTGCCTACGACAATCAGGGCTCGATATATGCCAGTCGCCTCTGGTGGATGCTCAAAGCCACTGGCCATGCCAATGTACAAGTCTTAGATGGCGGCCTAGATGCTTGGAATGGCCCCATCGGGACGATGCCACGCGAAGCAAATCCAACAACAACGCCAGTGCCCACAATGCCTTTTATTGGCTTAGTGACAGTAGAAGAGGTTGCTCACAATCTCCAGACCAAAATGAATGTCATTCTTGATGCTCGTACAAATGATCGCTTCCATGGTCAAAATGAAACCTTAGATCCTATTGGCGGACATATCCCCAACGCAATTAATTACTGCTTCAGAGAAAATCTTTCCAGAAAGAGTTTTAAGGCCCCAGAACAACTCTTCAAAAACTTTGTAGATCTCTTGGGCTCAACCAAAGCTTCTGAAGTGATTCATCAGTGCGGCTCTGGAGTCACGGCCTGTCATAACCTACTAGCTATGGAAGTCGCTGGCCTCAAGGGCTCACGGATATACGCAGGTAGCTGGAGCGAATGGTGTGCCGACCCAAGCCGACCAGTAGCCCTTTAA
- a CDS encoding homoserine kinase: protein MAVFTPIELSDISAWISSDFDIGRAIDIRGIHGGIENSNFFLDTEKDGKKQEYVLTIFERLSAEQLPYYLELMRHLANKGIPVPKPLENQQGQILFTLKGKPAAIVSKLPGISRLAPEAKHCALVGEYLAKMHLASSDFKHNQENLRSLTWWQKTVPQVLPHLNATQKELLTSELSTQEQFFSSEAYKSLPQGASHCDLFRDNVLFDPQGTSDSSHDQLGGFFDFYFAGTDKWLFDLAVTTNDWCLADNKQDLDPARFKALMDAYQSVRPLTTEEQASWPLMIRAAALRFWISRLWDFYLPRDAQMLTPHDPRHFENILLSRKAI from the coding sequence ATGGCCGTTTTCACCCCCATTGAACTAAGTGATATCTCTGCTTGGATCTCAAGCGACTTTGATATTGGGCGGGCCATTGATATTCGTGGAATTCATGGTGGCATTGAAAATTCCAATTTCTTTCTCGACACTGAGAAAGATGGCAAGAAACAAGAATACGTTCTGACTATTTTCGAAAGACTGTCTGCAGAGCAACTCCCGTACTACCTTGAGCTGATGCGCCATTTGGCCAATAAAGGTATTCCAGTTCCTAAGCCGCTTGAAAATCAGCAGGGGCAAATTTTATTTACCCTCAAAGGTAAGCCCGCAGCAATTGTGAGCAAGCTTCCCGGTATTTCTAGGCTTGCACCCGAAGCCAAGCATTGCGCCTTGGTTGGCGAATATTTAGCCAAAATGCATTTGGCCAGCAGCGACTTTAAACATAATCAAGAGAATCTTCGCAGCCTTACTTGGTGGCAAAAAACAGTTCCGCAAGTGTTGCCACACTTAAATGCTACGCAAAAAGAATTGCTGACTAGCGAGCTCTCAACCCAAGAGCAATTCTTTAGCTCTGAGGCCTATAAATCACTGCCACAAGGGGCAAGTCATTGCGATCTCTTTAGAGATAACGTGCTATTTGATCCTCAAGGCACAAGCGATAGCTCTCACGATCAGCTGGGTGGTTTCTTCGACTTTTATTTCGCTGGAACAGATAAGTGGTTATTTGATTTAGCAGTTACTACAAATGACTGGTGTCTTGCAGACAACAAACAAGATTTAGATCCTGCTCGCTTCAAGGCGCTGATGGATGCCTATCAATCTGTTCGACCACTCACTACTGAAGAACAAGCAAGTTGGCCACTGATGATTCGCGCTGCAGCGCTACGATTCTGGATCTCCCGCCTGTGGGATTTTTATTTGCCACGTGATGCGCAAATGCTCACCCCACATGATCCTCGTCATTTCGAAAATATTCTCTTAAGTCGCAAGGCAATATGA
- the xseB gene encoding exodeoxyribonuclease VII small subunit gives MPAKKSEDQKPGLELQIDPNLRYEQAVKELEKLISDMESGKFSLEETLLAYQRGAALLKHCQAMLAQVEQQVRVFEA, from the coding sequence ATGCCAGCGAAGAAATCTGAAGATCAGAAGCCCGGTCTTGAGCTGCAAATCGACCCTAATTTGCGTTATGAGCAGGCTGTCAAGGAACTGGAAAAGCTGATTTCTGATATGGAATCAGGCAAATTCTCTTTGGAAGAGACACTTTTGGCTTATCAACGTGGTGCAGCACTCTTAAAACATTGCCAGGCCATGCTTGCTCAAGTTGAGCAGCAAGTTCGGGTATTCGAGGCGTAA